A part of Ammospiza caudacuta isolate bAmmCau1 chromosome 7, bAmmCau1.pri, whole genome shotgun sequence genomic DNA contains:
- the DYNLT4 gene encoding dynein light chain Tctex-type 4: protein MAEQPVPEIALLAQVLAAGSTEAPALRSSRHGSQPAAPARGPEDSKAPPLLSRRNSVLSRRSSFGMGLGSRRPSWMLHRRVSFSGLPIFQPILKTRLENTYRIGPDKGCRFDADQVQRVLEGTLACALGTTVYSAQGSAPLALSLTELLQNQAKEVVPPRYKLVCHVVLGQQGQQSLLVASRGLWDPETDSFASATFSNASLFAVATVYGVYFE from the coding sequence ATGGCTGAGCAGCCCGTCCCAGAGATAGCCCTGCTAGCCcaggtgctggctgcaggcagcactgaggcCCCTGCACTCCGCAGTAGCCGCCATGGGTCCCagcccgcagccccagcccgaGGCCCTGAGGACAGCAAAGctccccctctgctctcccGCCGCAACTCCGTCCTCAGCCGCCGCAGCTCCTTCGGCATGGGCCTGGGGAGCAGGCGGCCCTCCTGGATGCTCCACAGACGTGTCAGCTTCTCTGGGCTCCCCATTTTCCAACCCATCCTCAAGACCCGCCTTGAAAACACTTACAGGATAGGGCCAGACAAAGGCTGCAGGTTTGATGCGGACCAGGTGCAGCGGGTGCTGGAGGGGACCCTGGCCTGTGCCTTGGGGACCACAGTGTacagtgcccagggcagtgccccaCTAGCCCTAAGCCTgactgagctgctgcagaaccAGGCCAAGGAGGTGGTGCCACCCCGCTACAAGCTGGTCTGCCACGTGGtgctgggccagcagggccagcagagcctcTTGGTGGCCAGCCGGGGACTGTGGGACCCTGAGACCGACAGCTTTGCCTCTGCCACCTTCTCCAACGCCTCCCTCTTTGCTGTAGCCACAGTGTATGGGGTCTACTTCGAGTAG